The genomic segment ATTTTGCGCAGAACGATAAAAGAAGAAGAAAGAAAAAAATATGAACAACAACAGTCATAAAGCAATATATAAAGTGGTTTCTATCCCTTGCAGAATATGCAGGGGATTTTAAATTAGTCAACAATCGCTCCCTCTCTCTTATGCATGATCGATAGTTAGAACGAATATGTATAGGGAATAACAATGAAGGTTAAAAGAGAGGATCGAATGTCCATGAAACAAATGGTGGATGCAGAAATCAAACGGTTAACGAAAATTCTCGTAAGCGCCCAAGAACCGTATGGCTCATGGTCTTATCCGTTTGATATAGGCATTGAAACAGATTGCTATATGATTATTCTGTTACGCACATTGGAAATAAATGATGAAGAATTCATTCAATTGCTAGTGAGGAAAATTATGAGCAGGCAAGAACAAAACGGAGCATGGAAGCTCTTTTATGATGAAGAAGAAGGAAATCTTGCGCTGACTGTTGAAGCTTATTATTCACTTCTTTATTCAGGCTATCTTGAAAAAGAAGATCCTAGGATGCAAAAGGCGAAACAATTTATTTTAAAAAACGGCGGAATTGAAGAAGTCAACATGTTTACAAAAGTAATGTTAGCTTTAACGGGGCAATATAAGTGGCCGCGTTTTTTTCCGATTCCGGTTGAAGTTATCTTATTTCCTACATGGTTTCCATTGCACTTTTTTGATTTGTCGATGCAGGCAAGGGCAAATTTAACGCCGATCTTAATTTTATCGGATTATAAATACAGTGTGAGGACGTACCGTTCTCCGGATTTATCTGACTTGTTTCTAGGGAACGCTCGTCATAAAGAGTGGGGAGATTGGAGAGAGCTTCAGCCTATTCTTTCACAGATTCAACAAAGCATGAAATTTTTAATCGGGTATCCAAGAGAGTTACATCGGCTTGCATTGCAGAGAGCTGAACAATATATGTTGGCAAGAGTGGAATCCGATGGCACATTTCTAAGTTATTACAGTTCAACCTTTCTAATGATTTTTGCTTTAATGGCAAGAGGCTATGCGAAGGAGCATCCTTTGATTAGGAAAGCTGTCCGTGGATTAAAATCGTTTGTCACTTTTTATGGCGGGGACATTCATGCGGCTTACACGACGGCGAACGTTTGGAACACGACGCTTGCCGGCTATGCCTTGCAGGAAGCAGGAATGCCATATACTTCACCAACCATTCAAAAGTCGCACGAGTATTTATTGTCGCGTCAACATATGTTATATGGCGATTGGGCAGTATCGAATCCTAATGCTGTCCCTGGAGGCTGGGGATTCTCTCATATTAATACGATGAATCCTGATGTGGATGATACGACTGCTGCCTTAAGGTCGCTACGGACTTTTATGATCGAAAAACCCAAATACAGGCAATCTTGGGATCGAGCGATTAGATGGATCGTTTCAATGCAAAACAATGACGGGGGATGGCCTGCTTTTGAAAGGAATGTAAATAAAGCGATCCTAAGTTGGCTGCCGATTGAAGGAAATGAAGGAACAATGCTTGATCCGTCGTCAGCCGATTTAACGGGGAGGACGTTGGAGTTTTTCGGTAATTTTACCCATTTAAATGAATATCACCATTTTATAAAACGCGGCGTGAGGTGGCTATTGAAGGATCAAAGAAACGATGGTTCATGGTATGGCCGCTGGGGCATTTGTTTCATATATGGCACCTGGTCTGCGGTTACGGGTTTAACGGCGGTGGGGGTACGAAAGGATCACCACCAAATCCGTAGAGCGATAAAGTGGCTGCATCACATTCAACAGCAGGACGGAGGCTGGGGAGAGTCTTGCCTGAGTGATATAAGAAAGGAATATGTACCGCTAACAGAAAGTACGCGCACCCATACAGCTTGGGCGCTTGATGCCCTGATTGCGGCAGAGGATCAAGAAACGGATCCAATCAAACGCGGTGTCCAGTACTTAATAGATACGGCGGGAAAAAATGACTGGACACAAACATATCCGAAAGGCCAAGGACTCCCGGGTGCATTTTATATCCATTATCCGAGCTACGAATACATTTTCCCGCTTTTAGCGTTAAGCCATTACAGAGAAAAATTTTGCGATTCACAATAAGAAGGTATGATCCCTCACTTCAAGATTAGAGGTTATTGAATGTAGCTGATATTCGCCATTTTCCTTCAAATGAAGACCGTGCAGCATGCCGCCGAAAACCGCTCCCCCATCAATATCAATCTTTGTTTTGCATGGTGAGATCCAAATGTCATCTTTTTTGTTAGGATGAATTCGTCTCGTTGGTGTATGCCCGAATATAATCATTTTTCCTGATTTGTTTTCTTTTGTATAGAATGGTTCCCGAATGGAACGAAAAAACATTTTCTCGGTGTCACGCCAATCTTTTCTGCGCGGATCGATGCCGGCATGGACAAAAAGATAGCCCTCATGTTCAACATAATCTGGCAGTGATTCCAGAAATGTAATCTCTTCAGGGAAAAAATGTTGTAATGCTTTCGATAAATCGGTATGGGAAAGTGAATGGAAACGCTCTTCACCTAAGA from the Pueribacillus theae genome contains:
- a CDS encoding metallophosphoesterase, with the protein product MMTECAFIIGDVHGCLKQLEQLLTYWNPDSEKLFFIGDLIDRGENSRGVVQLAMKLRKEYGAVVIGGNHEEMFLEWLDAPINHATYYYPRGGKATISSFLGEERFHSLSHTDLSKALQHFFPEEITFLESLPDYVEHEGYLFVHAGIDPRRKDWRDTEKMFFRSIREPFYTKENKSGKMIIFGHTPTRRIHPNKKDDIWISPCKTKIDIDGGAVFGGMLHGLHLKENGEYQLHSITSNLEVRDHTFLL
- the shc gene encoding squalene--hopene cyclase, with the protein product MSMKQMVDAEIKRLTKILVSAQEPYGSWSYPFDIGIETDCYMIILLRTLEINDEEFIQLLVRKIMSRQEQNGAWKLFYDEEEGNLALTVEAYYSLLYSGYLEKEDPRMQKAKQFILKNGGIEEVNMFTKVMLALTGQYKWPRFFPIPVEVILFPTWFPLHFFDLSMQARANLTPILILSDYKYSVRTYRSPDLSDLFLGNARHKEWGDWRELQPILSQIQQSMKFLIGYPRELHRLALQRAEQYMLARVESDGTFLSYYSSTFLMIFALMARGYAKEHPLIRKAVRGLKSFVTFYGGDIHAAYTTANVWNTTLAGYALQEAGMPYTSPTIQKSHEYLLSRQHMLYGDWAVSNPNAVPGGWGFSHINTMNPDVDDTTAALRSLRTFMIEKPKYRQSWDRAIRWIVSMQNNDGGWPAFERNVNKAILSWLPIEGNEGTMLDPSSADLTGRTLEFFGNFTHLNEYHHFIKRGVRWLLKDQRNDGSWYGRWGICFIYGTWSAVTGLTAVGVRKDHHQIRRAIKWLHHIQQQDGGWGESCLSDIRKEYVPLTESTRTHTAWALDALIAAEDQETDPIKRGVQYLIDTAGKNDWTQTYPKGQGLPGAFYIHYPSYEYIFPLLALSHYREKFCDSQ